Genomic segment of Streptomyces sp. NA02950:
CCAGCCGGTCGACGACGGCGCCCCAGGTGCGGCCCTCGACCGCGGCCCGGGCGGTGCGCCCGAGCGACGCCCGCAGCCGGGCGTCGGCCGCGAGCAGCGAGACGGCGTCCCGCACCTCGGTGGAGTCACCGGGCGGCACCAGCAGTCCGGTGCGTCCGTGGTCGATCAGGTCGAGCGGACCGCCCGCGGCGGGCGCGATCACCGCGACCCCGCTGGCCTGCGCCTCCTGCACGGTCTGGCAGAAGGTCTCCTGCGGTCCGGTGTGGGCGAAGACGTCCAGCGACGCGAAGATACGGGCCAGTTCGTCGCCGGTGCGACGGCCGAGGAAGCGGGCCCGCGGCAGCGCGGCGCGCAGCGCGGGCTCGCTCGGCCCGTCGCCGGCCACGACCACCCGGACGCCGGGGAGGGAGCAGAGCGGGGCGAGCAGTTCGACGTTCTTCTCGGGGGCGAGCCGGCCGATGTAGCCGACGATCAGTTCGCCGCCGGGGGCGAGGGTGCGGCGCAGTTCGGGGTCGCGGCGGCCGGGGTGGAACCGCGCGGTGTCCACACCGCGCGGCCACAGCCGGATCCGCGGCACCCCGTGCTCCTCGAGGTCGCGGGCGGCCGCGGTGGAGGGGGCGAGGGTCCGGTCGGCCGCGGTGTGCACGGCGCGGATCCGCCGCCACGCCGCGTTCTCCCCGGCGCCGAGGTAGGTACGGGCGTAGCCGCCCAGATCGGTCTGGTAGACGGCGACGGCGGGGATCCGGAGCCGCAGCGCGGCCGTCATCCCGCGCGCCCCGAGGACGAACGGGCTGGCGAGGTGGACGAGGTCACTGCCGTGCGAGGTGATCGCGGCCGCGAGGCGACGGCTGGGGAGTGCGACGCGCACCTGCGGATAGCCGGGCAGCGGGAGGGACGGTATACGGACGACGGGGTACGGGTGCGACCGGTCGAGCTCCCCCTGGCTCTCCGGTGGCTCGTCACCGAAGGCGGCGGGGGAACCTCCGGGCGGACCGGCGGGCGCGATGACGACCGGCTCATGACCGAGCCGGTGGAGGTGGTCGGCGGTCTGAAGCGTGCAATGAGCGACGCCGTTGATGTCGGGCGGGAAGGATTCAGTCACGATGGCGACACGCATAACCGTGTTGTCGGCGTACGAAGGGTGGCCCCGGCATCGAGCACGTTTCGTGCCGTGGAACGTCCCATGAGCGTTGGCCTTCGCGGCCCGCGGAAGGGCCGGACGCCCCCGGGCACCGCCCGCCATCACCGGACGAACCCACCCGAAGCCGGGGCGCGCGCGGCGCGGAGGGTGGCCGCGGAAAGAGCTGACGTGCGCGGACGGCGGTGGCACGGAGAGTGACGCGCTGAGAAAGACGCCGATCTCGCCCACCGGATTGCCCGCGCCCGCCCCCGGCTTCCGAACCGGCTCAAGCCCGCCGGAGGGCACCACCGGAAATCGCCGCGGTCCGCGGACGGACACCGGCAATCTCCTCGCCCGGAAGCGCCCGGTGCGGTGCGTGCGCGCCTGGGCGCCTGGAGCGGCGCCTGCGCGCGCAGGAAGGACGAAGGGGCCGGGACCCCGGCGGGCTCCGTCCGCCGCAACGCGCCGTCGGCCCCGGCGGGCGCCGGCTACGGCGCGGTGGGGCCGGGGCGAAGTCCGGGTGCGGTCAGACGCCGGCCGCGTCGGGGCCGATGCGGCTGCGGACGGCGGTCTGGACGTCCGCCTCCTCGGCGGGGTCGGCGGCGAGGCGGCGGAGTTGTTCGACGACGCGGGCGTCGGCGGTGGCGGCGTGGTGCGCGGCGACTTCGCGGGTGCTCTCCTCGCAGTCCCAGAGGCACTCGACGGCGAAACCGGCGGCGAACGACGGATCGGTGGCGGCGAGCGCGCGGGCGGCGCGGCCGCGGAGGTGGGAGGAGGCGGTCTCACGGTAGACATGGCGCAGCACGGGCGCGGCGCAGGTGATCGCGAGGCGTCCGGCGCCGTCGACGAGGTTCCACAGGGCCTGGGCGTCGGGGCCGTCGCCGCGGACCGTGCGGCGGAGGGCGGAGAGGACGAGGGGCGCGTCGTACTGACCGCCGCGGCAGGCGAGCATCGCGGCGGCCGCTTCGCCGAGGGCGTCGGGGCGGTGGGCCCAGACGCGGGCGCGGTCGAGGGCGGTGATGCTGCGCATCCGTTCGAAGGCGGAGAGGGCCGCCTGGGAGACCAGTTCGGTGGCGTCCGGCTCGGTCACGGCGAGTTC
This window contains:
- a CDS encoding glycosyltransferase family 1 protein, giving the protein MRVAIVTESFPPDINGVAHCTLQTADHLHRLGHEPVVIAPAGPPGGSPAAFGDEPPESQGELDRSHPYPVVRIPSLPLPGYPQVRVALPSRRLAAAITSHGSDLVHLASPFVLGARGMTAALRLRIPAVAVYQTDLGGYARTYLGAGENAAWRRIRAVHTAADRTLAPSTAAARDLEEHGVPRIRLWPRGVDTARFHPGRRDPELRRTLAPGGELIVGYIGRLAPEKNVELLAPLCSLPGVRVVVAGDGPSEPALRAALPRARFLGRRTGDELARIFASLDVFAHTGPQETFCQTVQEAQASGVAVIAPAAGGPLDLIDHGRTGLLVPPGDSTEVRDAVSLLAADARLRASLGRTARAAVEGRTWGAVVDRLVDHYAEVLMARTAVAA